aatacaaacgTATATgcaaaaacaagtcaacgaCTATCTACCGCTTTATCGGTAACTTAATTGAAGTAAGAAACGCTTCTGAACGGCGGAATATCGCTTACAATTAGCTGCAGCCTTGGCTATGTCATGTATATCGGTATATAACTGCTATTTTCGTATCAAGGGTGTAAAGTGTTACGCCCGTgatgcgaaaatttttcatcttacgTAGGCGTAAAACGGGATTTTATGATCCGTGTGCGGGCGTAAAATTCCGTTTTCCACCTACCACGacggaaaattaatttaaaatggtgaaatttcaccgtaCTGAATAAATATTGACGTGAATAAAAGTAATACATGTTTGCATTGGTTGATTTTCCTATTACAGCCATGGCGGGATATGACGTTgtttaaaacttgaaaatatcgTTTTCCTTCGCAATAGCGATATTATTATCCGTGCTACCGCGTGCTGGGAAACAATCTGAAACATACGTAATACAAAGAACTGTATAATTTCGCAAGGAAATCAGGAATTGTTTACATGTTTCCTTTTATTCATCacacatcaattttttaatcttgtgtatttctaattttttttcaacaaagtaCAGTAGCCAATACTTGACGGTACTTCATAAAGGTTTCTGGACCACGTGAATTACCAATGTTTATGCAACACTGCCCATTTAGACAACGCAGTTTTATGTCAGCATTACAATTGCTACTACcgatattcaatttgaaaGTCACTAATTCTCATTCGacgttgataaaaataaatcttcatTGTAGATCTTGCATATTCTTCTACCGCAAAATTCTTCCAATCCTACTCAATCATTTATCGTACAATTACTATTTactcaatttatttcacaattttaccCGTAACTGCAGCGATGACTAAAATCTATGAAGAGAGATGACGCATTATCGTGGTCGAGTAATTTCGAATAATGTCGTTGAATTTTAATAGAAATATACCTGTACACTAAGAACTTAAACTGCGATAGTTCAAACACTCGTAGTGACAGCAGATATAATTCGTTATTGGATTCACagttaaatatatatatccaaTGGAAGTATATCATTTCCAAGTCACTCAGAGACTAACTTTTCTTGTGCCTCGACCAAACAGCTTGTTGATATTTCATCTGTGCTCTTCTCTATCTCTTTCGAAATGCTTTCCAATGTTTCAGGTTCCGATATTAGGTCTTTTTCACCTCGCTTTTGTACCTCTGCAGTTGCAAGATCGATAACTTCCTGCAGGATTTCAGTAACTGTAGATAACGCATGGTTATTGCTTCCGTTGTTGGGTTCTTCAATATCTTGAGGAGACTCGCTCATCGATTCTTGAGGGACGTTGTCTGTCATGCTTTGTTCATTACCTTCCAAGCTCGGGTTTATTGATTCGTTTTTCGTGTCAAGGTCCTTATCTACAGTACCAATTTTTGTGGTGGTCACTACATCTAGTTCGTCAtcaataatttctttactgTCGTTCGTTTCTATTAGCTCCCCATCAACATGATTCGCATCATTTATGGCCAAAACATCGTTTTTGTTCTTGGTTTCATCTTCTAGCTTCTCTGTGTGCTCATTGAAGTCTTCCAACAAGTTTTCCGTGTCTGCGATAAGACTATGCACATCGGTTTCTTCATTGTTATCTAACCCTGGAACTTTTTCTACGACTTCACAGCTCTCATTCGATGGTGCAGCAGTCACTATGACATCCTCATCATTCGTATGCTCTACAACGTTTGTTTCTTCGGTATTTGTGATAGTTTGCTCAAGTTCCTTCGGTAATTCTGCAGACAAACTTTcatccaattttttatttgatatttcTTCCGTAGAATCGTTATCATCGTCACAATTTAATTCCGTGAGCAAATTTGGTCCGGAATGAATTTCATCTACCTTGGTTTCTGGCATTTGATTATTTTCGGACCGATTATCACTACCCAGATCTGAATCTTGCGCAATAACCTCTGTGGTAACATTTAGTGAATTAATAATAACTGAAGTCGACTCTTCTGAGAGTGGCCTATTCAATGTGTTAACACTATCGATCTCTCTAGTGCTCTCGAATTCCTCAGATTTGTTGTTGCCTAGTAACAACTGTGACGGTAAATCACGACGAACAATTTCTGTATTATCTGTGTTAGACTCAGCTTCTTTAGTCTGTTCCGCATCACCAGCTGAAGTAGGTATTTCCGGATCGAGAAGTTTTTCATTCACCTCAGGCAGATCTAGCAAACAGGTAACGTCAGAGGACTCTTGGGCGATTTCTTTCATCTCCGAATTTTCATTGAGCGTCTGAAAATGATTATCGATATTCAGCTTCTCTACTTTAATTTCTACCTGCTTGAAATGTGTCAATTCGTGCTTCATTCCAAtcactttatttttatattctgtTTTGCAAACTTTGCATACATATGGATTTTTGAGTTTGAAGGGAAAGCTAACCATCATCAATTTTTTAGGTCGTTTAGGAGAAGCTTTGACTTTCAAAGGCAAACGTTGATTGGCGATTGATTCGTCACTCGATTTATTGCattcaatgttttttacaTCCTGTCTCGATCCAGGGCTAGCTGATCTTTGTTTGGCGCGTATGGGAAGGTTTCTGATTTTTGGACTGGCTGGTAATGCGGACTCTGAAATCAACGGAACTTTGTTGCGTACCTTTCTCAGTTCTTTCCCAGCTTCTGTTTCAGCCTCAGAAGGTGGGTCCTCACTTTTAGACTCCGCATGACGAGTCTTCAGTTTCTTACTATTGCCAGGCGATTTAACCTTACTGGACTTATTCTTAACATGaagattattcaatttttcttcggttttaatttttttcgcttcaAAGATATCGTTGCAGTTGTCCTGTAGAGTGATACCCTCAGAATCAGAACTTTGGAGACGGGTACTTCTCCTTAACTTCTCCTTCTCCAACGGAATGGTCACCATTGTATTTTGTACGGATTTTAATCTCTTATTTGATCTACTGTCGCTGTCAGCTTCCTCATTAGCGTTTCGCTTTGTTCGTGACCATGAAGTTGTTAACGGTTCTGCTTCCGACTTAATATCATCAATACCTCGTTTTTGCCGGGTTTTTCTGGCAGCTTTAGTATCTGGTATCTCGTTGCCACTATCATCAGATATAACATAAATTGCGCCtcctttttcatctttttcaaCATTATATGATCCATTATCTTTCGACGAGGCTGCACTCAGCACATCCTTGACAAACACTGCACAAAGTCTAGTGTTTTTAGATTCAGTCTGAGTGTTTGGCTTACGTTTATTACCTGTCGTCGTACTTATTGGATCCATTGTTATCCAGCACGCTTTACACACTGTGAGGCCCGTTCTGTGTAATCTGTACATATCGATACCATCTTCTATTAAGGTTTGACATTGACCGCAGGTACGGAACTTTAATTGCTGAGGGTGCTTGGAGTTCTTAAGCCTTTTTGCGCGCAACTGTTTGGGAGCCATTTTGTTGTACTCACTATCCGAGTCAGAAGTATAGTGAAGTTTAGCCGCAGAATGGATGGTTGTCTTACGACTCACCACAAACGTCTCTGTCTGAAATAAAGTTAGGACCATTAGGCCTAGATCTTTACAAGCTGTGcaacaatttattaaaatactCATATGCACACCTTTGGTAAACTAGCTACAACAGCTTTACACTCAGTTATTTTCTCTAATTTAGACCTCACTTCTCGAGCCAATTTCTTCAAATCGTATAAGATGTCCAAGTTGTAGCGGCAGAAGAGGCATATCAATAGACCTTCAGACTCTTCCCGAGTTATCTGTGAAGAATTATAAAACGTATTTGAATTCAAGGGTTAAGAACAAGAGTGGAAATTCATCATAACTATATACTTATAACTGAAATCCAAGAACAACGCCAGTTTTAGATTACAGAGTACATTTCACTTGTTGAAAATAGAGGAAGCGTGGCAAGTCAAGGTCGAATTAGCAGCTTACCGATTTATGAAAGCATTCATATATCTTCTGAATAGGGTCGATTTTGGACTGGAAATCTTTGGCAAGTTGGAACAAATACTTGTTTTTGACACCAGTGAAACACAGGCAGCAGGATTTCTTTGCCACAGTCTTCTTAACCTTAGCAGCTTTAGATGCTTCGTTATAAGTTTCAACAAACTGGTGACATTCGCCCAATTCAATTGCACACTTGTGACAAATTTTCGACGATAGCGTCCCCTTTCTGTCAACCTGaaagtaatattttcaatatgatataaaattaaataataggATTAGTATGATcgttgaaaatactttttaaaCATACGATgatcaataaattaaaaaaaataaaacagtatAATTtgccgaagaaaaaaaattaactaataATAcgtgaaagtaaaggtcagtgAAACAAATCAATGCAGTGTCGTGTTGCGTATACCAACCAAAGCGTAAATAGAAAAGAGGTTATGTCAAAACAGTCTCTGACGATTACCAGCCAAAAAGGCAAGTGAAGTTTCGAAATTCGCGAAACGTGTTTTCAGGATATCTTGTTTCCATACCGCTCGGGTTTACTGATTACCGATTAAACGATAGGAAAAAGACAAGAGTACGGAATACGAAATACCGTCCAGGATCGTGAATTGAAAATGCGCTCAGACGCCGGTCGGTTACGGCGGAATTTCGGTGCCTTATACTCTGTTTTATACTTTAAGCGAACTTGAATCAGTTGATTCCTGATTCTTGTAGGGCCTGTGGCGTTCCGGATGGAATGTTTCCCAGGAGCCCAACTCCGTATCGACGGTTTTCGAGCGTTTCGGGTAAAAACGGGGTGTGATGATTTATACCTTGACGGACAAGCACGTTTCAAGTTCCTTGAGGAGGGATCTGTTCCCTAGCTGTCGATGGGTGGCCTTAAATATGTCCAGGAATATTCCCTCGTCGCTTGCGCACAGACAACAGTAATTGGAGTCTGTCATGTTGCGATGTAAATGAAAGGTGTCCGCGATCGTTCGCGATTATGgcacaatttttgaaaagtattaGCGTTCTCGGACGCTGTTACTTCAAgtcgattgattgaaaaaattcaacgatcatttttttattcgtcacGATCCCACATTGTATTTATACATGAGCCCTTACCTTAATCAgtatttcgattttattcagtacttttttattatcaatactGTTTACGGTCGGCAAAGAACGCGGCAAAATTCACCTTACAACGATTAACGTTTTCGCAATGAATGAACGCGGACGATTAGGTCACACCAAAGTATTTGTTATTCACGATATTTTACCAACGCGCAACGAGACTGTGGTAAGCACGTTATCACTGAAGTTATTTCGTTTGACGATAAAAACTCGTCAACGTTTCAGAAAGCCAACAAATAAACTGGAATCCATAAGTTATGCAGGTTACGCTATCTGTTAATCCTATAAAATTACACACTAGAACCAAAATGGACGCGTCCAGTACTCCGAAAACCCGTTTTCACCGGCATGGCATCAATGTCGTGTCCGGTGTTTCGCGCCAATATTTTACAGATGGCAGCAGTTCTACTCGTTGCATAGAATGTCAGAATTAAAGAGATTGCTCCTACAGTCGGTGAGTATACGTTCTTGAAGTCACACGTGACAGTCTTTTGCTGCCTAGTTCTTGACCAATAGGAATGGCAATACAATACCGgtgatttgcaaaatttataatcatcGTCAATGGGTAACAGAGTGCGTTCCAAAACCTAAGCCGAGAGTTGAGTCGAGTAATCAGCTGATTCTCGAGTTGGCCAGACTGGTATTAAGAATGACCAAAGATAATCGATCATTTTACAAACTGGATTAATCCAccgactcgattatttttcaactctaCTCCAGGTAGGCGTTGACTGAAATTGTCAAGTCGCAAGTCTCGGAACGGTCAAAATTCACGACCAATATTTAGGGTTACGGCCTTGGAACGCATAGAGTTGGCCAAAGTTGACTAGAATTGAGTTTTGAAACGCACCCCCAGGTAGCACTTTCCTACTTTGTTGGCCTTTCTATTGGTCAAAAACTCGGCGGCAAAAATACTGCGGCCAATTCCTCAAACGGAATGTGCAATTGTGGAGCTTTGTTCAGAAGTCAAATTATCACGGGACTATTCGTCCTGTATTTCGATAGAAATATCTCAAAATGACTACTCAGAATTGGATACGATTTTGTAGCCGAAATTTAATCGCAAGTGTGCTACGTCGGCTATATTGAATTTGTGTCGTCGTTTGATCATTTggttaattaataaatagtAATTTTCAGGTCGAAGTGTCGCAGGAAGAAAGATaacgatgttgaaaaaataaatatattatacctggTTTTTACGAAACACGCGATAGCGTAACAATTATGCCATGAGGATATCTGCGGCACGTATCGTCGCACATAACACGCATGTACGACGAAGATCTttgtgaaggaaaaaatctcAAGTAAATGAAAAGTATGCGTCGAAAATCTTGTTACTCCCGTTTTCCCGTAGCgatcatttttgatttttcgaagCCTCGTTGGTTTTGCTGACATTTTCCGTGTTTGCCTTATCTTCCCCGTCGCCAGTTTTCGCAAACTGTGACACTTGATCTCGAACGTTTTCCAGCATCCTGCAAGTGAAATGTACGGCTGGCTCCAGGACATTACGATTCATGTAGTCCTTCGACTTTTCGTACAACTCATCCGGCGGCAGCTTTACGGATGGAATCTTCTCCTCGACGAAGTCCAGACCCACGCAGGCAGCGTTATCAATCGTCCTCAAGGGACGCTCCAGGGTTTCTTCAATTTTAGCGGTCACAGGACTGACAATTTCTACGCCCTTACTCCAGCCCTCCTCGACGTTCTCGAACATCGTCTGGACCATGCAATGCGACTGTTTTACGCTCGAGTAAAAATCCGACATCGCCAAAACTGTAACCTCGACGATTGGGATCTTGGCAATACGCCCCATGCATTCGTATTCTTTATTCGATCTTCTACCTTCACCATCAACTGAACCATCCGTGCTGCAAGATCTGGAATGGCCCCTGGACATGATACTCGCCAcctgaaaaaatatcacaaccAGGAGTTGCGACTTGAATACGAACTAGACGGACAAAAagctaaaattttttcaaaccaattAATCAAACACATTTAGTGTCAAAAGAAGACCAACTTAAGTCGCGAGATACTCTACAGTTCTCAcagagaagataaaaaaaaaaaattagagttCATGTACCCACGCTGTAAGCAGTGTCGACGATGCTGAACGGTGCAGGCTTCTGGATTGAATTTAGTTCCTTCTCCGCTGTGTCGCTCTTCTTCGTCATCTTAAAAACGTTTCGGAGCTCGATCAGAAAGAAGATTCGCGTGCGAGAGCAGCGGTTTAAATccttgtaataaaaattttaagccTGATACCGTTAAGGTCACGATCTCCGTATGTTTCACGCGAGAGAATATCTCATTGTTAAAACGAAAACTCTATATTTAGCACAGCTTCTGCTTCCAATTAGCATAGTCGTACAGCGCTGAGTTGCcagtgaaaatcaaaattagaCCTACAGAATGTAATTGGCAAGCAAACTGTCCGGCCCCGTTGGAACATTGACGCGGTATTTCCGGTGTTGGATATATCATGAATGAATATAGTTGTACCCATCACTAGCCAAACTGCAGCCCAGATCAATCCCAGTATATCATTCGTTCTTGCAGACTTAATAGACACATAAATGCACGTCGTGCAATAACCTAGGCATGTAtgcgtacatacgtatagtTGAATCGTTCAATACAGttcatatttatacatacagatGCA
This genomic stretch from Neodiprion pinetum isolate iyNeoPine1 chromosome 6, iyNeoPine1.2, whole genome shotgun sequence harbors:
- the LOC124221833 gene encoding putative leucine-rich repeat-containing protein DDB_G0290503 isoform X3, whose product is MTDSNYCCLCASDEGIFLDIFKATHRQLGNRSLLKELETCLSVKVDRKGTLSSKICHKCAIELGECHQFVETYNEASKAAKVKKTVAKKSCCLCFTGVKNKYLFQLAKDFQSKIDPIQKIYECFHKSITREESEGLLICLFCRYNLDILYDLKKLAREVRSKLEKITECKAVVASLPKTETFVVSRKTTIHSAAKLHYTSDSDSEYNKMAPKQLRAKRLKNSKHPQQLKFRTCGQCQTLIEDGIDMYRLHRTGLTVCKACWITMDPISTTTGNKRKPNTQTESKNTRLCAVFVKDVLSAASSKDNGSYNVEKDEKGGAIYVISDDSGNEIPDTKAARKTRQKRGIDDIKSEAEPLTTSWSRTKRNANEEADSDSRSNKRLKSVQNTMVTIPLEKEKLRRSTRLQSSDSEGITLQDNCNDIFEAKKIKTEEKLNNLHVKNKSSKVKSPGNSKKLKTRHAESKSEDPPSEAETEAGKELRKVRNKVPLISESALPASPKIRNLPIRAKQRSASPGSRQDVKNIECNKSSDESIANQRLPLKVKASPKRPKKLMMTLNENSEMKEIAQESSDVTCLLDLPEVNEKLLDPEIPTSAGDAEQTKEAESNTDNTEIVRRDLPSQLLLGNNKSEEFESTREIDSVNTLNRPLSEESTSVIINSLNVTTEVIAQDSDLGSDNRSENNQMPETKVDEIHSGPNLLTELNCDDDNDSTEEISNKKLDESLSAELPKELEQTITNTEETNVVEHTNDEDVIVTAAPSNESCEVVEKVPGLDNNEETDVHSLIADTENLLEDFNEHTEKLEDETKNKNDVLAINDANHVDGELIETNDSKEIIDDELDVVTTTKIGTVDKDLDTKNESINPSLEGNEQSMTDNVPQESMSESPQDIEEPNNGSNNHALSTVTEILQEVIDLATAEVQKRGEKDLISEPETLESISKEIEKSTDEISTSCLVEAQEKLFPSTR
- the LOC124221833 gene encoding putative leucine-rich repeat-containing protein DDB_G0290503 isoform X4; protein product: MTDSNYCCLCASDEGIFLDIFKATHRQLGNRSLLKELETCLSVKVDRKGTLSSKICHKCAIELGECHQFVETYNEASKAAKVKKTVAKKSCCLCFTGVKNKYLFQLAKDFQSKIDPIQKIYECFHKSITREESEGLLICLFCRYNLDILYDLKKLAREVRSKLEKITECKAVVASLPKTETFVVSRKTTIHSAAKLHYTSDSDSEYNKMAPKQLRAKRLKNSKHPQQLKFRTCGQCQTLIEDGIDMYRLHRTGLTVCKACWITMDPISTTTGNKRKPNTQTESKNTRLCAVFVKDVLSAASSKDNGSYNVEKDEKGGAIYVISDDSGNEIPDTKAARKTRQKRGIDDIKSEAEPLTTSWSRTKRNANEEADSDSRSNKRLKSVQNTMVTIPLEKEKLRRSTRLQSSDSEGITLQDNCNDIFEAKKIKTEEKLNNLHVKNKSSKVKSPGNSKKLKTRHAESKSEDPPSEAETEAGKELRKTLNENSEMKEIAQESSDVTCLLDLPEVNEKLLDPEIPTSAGDAEQTKEAESNTDNTEIVRRDLPSQLLLGNNKSEEFESTREIDSVNTLNRPLSEESTSVIINSLNVTTEVIAQDSDLGSDNRSENNQMPETKVDEIHSGPNLLTELNCDDDNDSTEEISNKKLDESLSAELPKELEQTITNTEETNVVEHTNDEDVIVTAAPSNESCEVVEKVPGLDNNEETDVHSLIADTENLLEDFNEHTEKLEDETKNKNDVLAINDANHVDGELIETNDSKEIIDDELDVVTTTKIGTVDKDLDTKNESINPSLEGNEQSMTDNVPQESMSESPQDIEEPNNGSNNHALSTVTEILQEVIDLATAEVQKRGEKDLISEPETLESISKEIEKSTDEISTSCLVEAQEKLFPSTR
- the LOC124221833 gene encoding enolase-phosphatase E1 isoform X1, with product MTDSNYCCLCASDEGIFLDIFKATHRQLGNRSLLKELETCLSVKVDRKGTLSSKICHKCAIELGECHQFVETYNEASKAAKVKKTVAKKSCCLCFTGVKNKYLFQLAKDFQSKIDPIQKIYECFHKSITREESEGLLICLFCRYNLDILYDLKKLAREVRSKLEKITECKAVVASLPKTETFVVSRKTTIHSAAKLHYTSDSDSEYNKMAPKQLRAKRLKNSKHPQQLKFRTCGQCQTLIEDGIDMYRLHRTGLTVCKACWITMDPISTTTGNKRKPNTQTESKNTRLCAVFVKDVLSAASSKDNGSYNVEKDEKGGAIYVISDDSGNEIPDTKAARKTRQKRGIDDIKSEAEPLTTSWSRTKRNANEEADSDSRSNKRLKSVQNTMVTIPLEKEKLRRSTRLQSSDSEGITLQDNCNDIFEAKKIKTEEKLNNLHVKNKSSKVKSPGNSKKLKTRHAESKSEDPPSEAETEAGKELRKVRNKVPLISESALPASPKIRNLPIRAKQRSASPGSRQDVKNIECNKSSDESIANQRLPLKVKASPKRPKKLMMVSFPFKLKNPYVCKVCKTEYKNKVIGMKHELTHFKQVEIKVEKLNIDNHFQTLNENSEMKEIAQESSDVTCLLDLPEVNEKLLDPEIPTSAGDAEQTKEAESNTDNTEIVRRDLPSQLLLGNNKSEEFESTREIDSVNTLNRPLSEESTSVIINSLNVTTEVIAQDSDLGSDNRSENNQMPETKVDEIHSGPNLLTELNCDDDNDSTEEISNKKLDESLSAELPKELEQTITNTEETNVVEHTNDEDVIVTAAPSNESCEVVEKVPGLDNNEETDVHSLIADTENLLEDFNEHTEKLEDETKNKNDVLAINDANHVDGELIETNDSKEIIDDELDVVTTTKIGTVDKDLDTKNESINPSLEGNEQSMTDNVPQESMSESPQDIEEPNNGSNNHALSTVTEILQEVIDLATAEVQKRGEKDLISEPETLESISKEIEKSTDEISTSCLVEAQEKLFPSTR
- the LOC124221833 gene encoding enolase-phosphatase E1 isoform X2, whose protein sequence is MTDSNYCCLCASDEGIFLDIFKATHRQLGNRSLLKELETCLSVKVDRKGTLSSKICHKCAIELGECHQFVETYNEASKAAKVKKTVAKKSCCLCFTGVKNKYLFQLAKDFQSKIDPIQKIYECFHKSITREESEGLLICLFCRYNLDILYDLKKLAREVRSKLEKITECKAVVASLPKTETFVVSRKTTIHSAAKLHYTSDSDSEYNKMAPKQLRAKRLKNSKHPQQLKFRTCGQCQTLIEDGIDMYRLHRTGLTVCKACWITMDPISTTTGNKRKPNTQTESKNTRLCAVFVKDVLSAASSKDNGSYNVEKDEKGGAIYVISDDSGNEIPDTKAARKTRQKRGIDDIKSEAEPLTTSWSRTKRNANEEADSDSRSNKRLKSVQNTMVTIPLEKEKLRRSTRLQSSDSEGITLQDNCNDIFEAKKIKTEEKLNNLHVKNKSSKVKSPGNSKKLKTRHAESKSEDPPSEAETEAGKELRKVRNKVPLISESALPASPKIRNLPIRAKQRSASPGSRQDVKNIECNKSSDESIANQRLPLKVKASPKRPKKLMMVSFPFKLKNPYVCKVCKTEYKNKVIGMKHELTHFKQVEIKVEKLNIDNHFQTLNENSEMKEIAQESSDVTCLLDLPEVNEKLLDPEIPTSAGDAEQTKEAESNTDNTEIVRRDLPSQLLLGNNKSEEFESTREIDSVNTLNRPLSEESTSVIINSLNVTTEVIAQDSDLGSDNRSENNQMPETKVDEIHSGPNLLTELNCDDDNDSTEEISNKKLDESLSAELPKELEQTITNTEETNVVEHTNDEDVIVTAAPSNESCEVVEKVPGLDNNEETDVHSLIADTENLLEDFNEHTEKLEDETKNKNDVLAINDANHVDGELIETNDSKEIIDDELDVVTTTKIGTVDKDLDTKNESINPSLEGNEQSMTDNVPQESMSESPQDIEEPNNGSNNHALSTVTEILQEVIDLATAEVQKRGEKDLISEPETLESISKEIEKSTDEISTSCLVEAQEKLVSE
- the LOC138191160 gene encoding lipid storage droplets surface-binding protein 1-like: MTKKSDTAEKELNSIQKPAPFSIVDTAYSVASIMSRGHSRSCSTDGSVDGEGRRSNKEYECMGRIAKIPIVEVTVLAMSDFYSSVKQSHCMVQTMFENVEEGWSKGVEIVSPVTAKIEETLERPLRTIDNAACVGLDFVEEKIPSVKLPPDELYEKSKDYMNRNVLEPAVHFTCRMLENVRDQVSQFAKTGDGEDKANTENVSKTNEASKNQK